One window of Psychrobacillus sp. FSL H8-0483 genomic DNA carries:
- a CDS encoding RNA polymerase sigma-70 factor, producing MELQKLYSQFQPLLFSIAYRMLGTVSDAEDIVHDVYLQAGEKTIEHVENKKAYLCKMVTNKCIDHLKSAAYKREVYTGPWLPEPLILNDNDPITEVMNGEAISFAILMLLEKLKPVERAVFILREVLDYDYLAISQILNRTESNCRKVFSRVKNKFPMIKEEVEAPNDPKIDKIIQTFVLALNQGNIQKIEELLRQDVTLYSDGGGKVYAALKPVHSKYLVVRFIRNLLSHNDKKQTVVKIVNVNGDTGLLVKGVDNVKMVICFHVKNDQIAEIYIVRNPEKLQHVYL from the coding sequence ATGGAGCTTCAGAAACTATATTCTCAGTTTCAGCCACTTTTATTTTCGATAGCTTACCGGATGCTCGGCACTGTTTCTGATGCAGAAGATATTGTTCATGATGTGTACTTGCAGGCAGGAGAAAAAACGATTGAGCATGTGGAAAATAAGAAGGCATACCTTTGTAAAATGGTTACAAACAAATGTATTGATCATTTAAAATCTGCCGCGTATAAACGTGAAGTTTATACTGGTCCCTGGCTGCCAGAACCATTGATTTTAAACGATAACGATCCTATTACTGAAGTGATGAACGGAGAAGCGATATCATTTGCCATTCTGATGCTGCTGGAAAAACTGAAACCCGTAGAGAGAGCTGTTTTCATCCTTAGGGAAGTGCTAGATTATGATTATTTGGCGATTTCACAAATTTTGAATCGCACCGAATCTAATTGCAGAAAAGTATTCAGCCGGGTAAAGAATAAATTTCCAATGATAAAAGAAGAGGTGGAAGCACCGAATGATCCGAAAATAGATAAAATTATACAGACATTCGTGTTAGCATTAAATCAGGGAAACATACAGAAGATTGAAGAATTATTGCGTCAAGATGTTACGCTATATTCCGATGGTGGCGGAAAAGTATATGCTGCCTTAAAGCCGGTACATTCCAAATATTTAGTTGTCCGTTTTATTAGAAACTTACTGTCACATAACGATAAGAAACAAACCGTTGTAAAAATCGTTAATGTAAATGGTGACACTGGACTCTTGGTAAAGGGAGTTGACAATGTCAAAATGGTTATTTGTTTCCATGTAAAAAACGATCAAATTGCTGAAATCTATATTGTGAGGAATCCAGAAAAACTACAACATGTATATCTATAA
- a CDS encoding VOC family protein, whose amino-acid sequence MNSIASPIACKVNNVFIHVSNLESSAEWYSKLLGIPFNKDNVSSPVYNIPITAETGLTLDDHTFDPSFTLNPSNHALFNFFVKDIDEAYKFIKTME is encoded by the coding sequence ATGAATTCAATCGCTTCTCCAATCGCCTGTAAGGTAAATAATGTTTTTATCCATGTTAGTAACTTAGAAAGTTCTGCAGAATGGTACAGCAAACTACTTGGAATACCCTTTAATAAGGATAATGTTTCATCTCCTGTTTACAATATCCCTATTACAGCTGAGACTGGACTTACTTTAGACGACCACACTTTCGATCCGAGCTTTACACTAAATCCTTCAAACCATGCTTTATTTAATTTCTTCGTCAAAGATATTGATGAAGCATACAAATTTATCAAAACAATGGAATAA
- a CDS encoding sigma-70 family RNA polymerase sigma factor: MELSNNINKVFLDEARKLRDEFEEIVSVYSSDLWNYCKYVTGSPWDGEDLYQETMIKSFGLLPQRWSEITDKKYYLFKVATNTWLDQCRKLKREIGTLDDVPEPSLDFSNRLLLEEILISLESNLTIKQTAAFLLLDIFQFSADEVAGIVQSTPGGVYSSVQRARRKIASMDFSKSRTKIGTQSHNVTIQAYLEAFNNGDLNSMLRLFSEQAQNEAFFGFQEFSKEEMRKGSLRFGLPGHTAKEIELWGKPVIIVLTTNDHSPEIHDIQIQEIENGKIVSHKSYFFRKEFILAAAEELGIKAQLVKPPVNWN; the protein is encoded by the coding sequence ATGGAACTAAGTAATAACATTAACAAAGTTTTTTTGGATGAAGCTCGAAAATTAAGAGATGAATTTGAAGAAATAGTTTCAGTATACTCATCAGACCTGTGGAACTATTGTAAATATGTAACTGGTTCCCCTTGGGATGGCGAAGATCTTTATCAAGAGACAATGATAAAGTCTTTTGGATTGCTACCCCAACGTTGGAGTGAGATTACTGATAAAAAATACTATCTCTTCAAAGTTGCAACAAACACCTGGCTGGACCAATGTAGAAAGCTTAAACGTGAAATAGGAACTTTAGATGATGTACCTGAGCCAAGTCTTGATTTTTCAAATCGTCTATTATTGGAAGAGATTCTAATATCGTTGGAGTCGAATTTGACAATTAAACAAACAGCAGCATTTCTACTATTGGATATTTTCCAGTTTAGTGCAGATGAAGTAGCTGGGATTGTCCAAAGCACTCCAGGTGGTGTATATTCTTCAGTTCAACGTGCGAGAAGAAAAATAGCTTCTATGGATTTTTCAAAATCAAGAACTAAAATAGGTACACAAAGTCATAACGTAACCATTCAAGCATACTTAGAAGCCTTTAATAATGGAGATTTAAATAGTATGTTAAGATTATTTAGTGAGCAAGCACAAAATGAAGCGTTCTTTGGATTCCAGGAATTCTCTAAAGAGGAGATGCGAAAAGGTTCCCTAAGATTTGGATTGCCTGGCCATACTGCTAAAGAAATAGAACTTTGGGGTAAACCAGTTATTATTGTGCTAACTACTAATGACCATAGCCCTGAAATACATGACATTCAGATACAAGAGATTGAAAACGGTAAAATAGTAAGCCATAAAAGTTATTTCTTCAGGAAAGAATTTATTTTAGCTGCTGCCGAAGAACTTGGAATAAAGGCACAATTAGTAAAACCACCAGTAAATTGGAATTAA